Proteins from a single region of Novipirellula caenicola:
- a CDS encoding serine/threonine-protein kinase, producing the protein MPVATTCLTRDQIQSLIRGSLPPTELQQWTEHIGSCSACQEALQMAATGTLEIESLVAERMTMNPSNDSAYWPAIRSVADINAAANDVTLPPDNSTPFNAEASTSVDSGGVTQKPNKPELSFLEPSDDPAYLGRLDHFQIARVIGRGGMGIVLEAFDTHLQRPVAIKVLNPEFAKNDTARQRFCREGRAAAAISHEHVVSMYQVARESDGKIAYLVMQLIDGETLESRMTRQSPLAAAEVARMGMQIAAGLSAAHGRGMVHRDIKPANVLIEKESDRIKLTDFGLARAADDVKLTKTGMVTGTPLYMSPEQAMGSDADEKSDLFSFGVVLYEMATGKSPFQAPSIVGVMKKVMDEDPEPPHRVNSSIPRKLSDVIMALLEKKPDDRPESIHSVATVLAGIVTEFGPISPLQVPAIKANDAKRLSGKHRAIARRVSYIAVAIAAIGLITLGAVLGGWIFTKAPVTATSAPSTDDARFPSVLLSGNPGTVWSVDFVPGKEQVAAAIEDGSVRIWDIETQQVIKSFNAHRGLVWMIQYHPTRPIVATSGDDGFVKLWDANNYQLIREWKAPNAVRGIAFSPDGSRIVAGDREGTIHLYDIDSGEQVGSKTQSGAIFGVDYSSDGKWIATVGTDKIVRVWDAESLEERQSFTGHKGPIYNVAFIPDGSLLASVGWGKVIHLWNVDTGQEVSKLTGSESDIWGVTFCNYGSHLITSGQDGITRIWDISDGHEVAKLGGHESSVHNVSLDSVNHRIASSGRDGNIRIWDLSVLGESK; encoded by the coding sequence ATGCCAGTCGCAACCACTTGCCTGACGCGAGACCAAATTCAATCGCTGATCCGCGGTTCGTTACCGCCGACCGAACTGCAGCAATGGACCGAACACATCGGCAGCTGTTCGGCTTGCCAAGAAGCGTTGCAGATGGCGGCAACCGGTACCCTCGAAATTGAGTCATTGGTTGCCGAGCGGATGACGATGAACCCGTCGAATGACTCGGCGTATTGGCCCGCGATCCGTTCGGTCGCTGACATCAACGCGGCCGCCAACGATGTGACCTTACCACCTGATAATTCGACCCCCTTCAACGCCGAAGCGTCCACGTCGGTCGATAGTGGGGGAGTCACGCAAAAACCGAACAAGCCTGAATTGAGCTTCTTGGAGCCATCGGACGATCCAGCCTACCTTGGTCGCTTGGACCACTTTCAAATCGCGAGAGTGATCGGACGTGGTGGCATGGGAATTGTCCTCGAAGCGTTCGATACACACTTGCAGCGTCCCGTCGCGATCAAGGTCCTGAACCCCGAATTCGCCAAAAACGATACGGCTCGACAACGCTTCTGTCGCGAAGGACGCGCAGCAGCGGCGATCTCACACGAGCATGTCGTTTCGATGTACCAGGTCGCCCGCGAAAGCGATGGCAAGATCGCCTACCTCGTGATGCAATTAATTGACGGCGAAACGCTCGAAAGTCGAATGACGCGACAGTCGCCGCTTGCTGCCGCCGAGGTGGCGCGGATGGGAATGCAGATTGCCGCCGGGTTGTCCGCCGCGCATGGTCGTGGCATGGTCCATCGCGACATCAAGCCAGCCAACGTGTTGATCGAAAAGGAATCCGATCGGATCAAGTTGACCGACTTTGGATTGGCGCGGGCCGCCGATGATGTCAAGTTGACCAAGACCGGGATGGTCACCGGCACGCCATTGTACATGTCACCCGAGCAAGCGATGGGATCGGATGCCGACGAGAAGTCGGATTTGTTTTCGTTTGGCGTCGTGCTGTACGAAATGGCGACAGGCAAGTCACCGTTTCAGGCCCCTTCGATCGTCGGGGTGATGAAGAAGGTGATGGATGAGGATCCAGAACCGCCGCACCGAGTAAACTCTTCGATTCCAAGAAAATTGTCCGACGTGATCATGGCATTGTTGGAAAAGAAACCCGATGATCGCCCGGAATCAATCCACAGCGTTGCCACGGTGTTGGCGGGAATCGTCACCGAGTTCGGTCCGATTTCGCCGCTGCAAGTCCCCGCGATCAAAGCCAACGATGCCAAACGGCTATCCGGCAAACACCGCGCCATCGCTCGCCGGGTTTCTTATATCGCTGTCGCCATCGCGGCGATTGGATTGATTACGCTAGGCGCCGTGCTGGGCGGATGGATCTTTACCAAAGCTCCTGTGACCGCGACCAGTGCTCCGTCGACCGATGATGCCCGCTTTCCGTCGGTTTTACTGAGCGGAAATCCAGGCACGGTTTGGTCGGTTGATTTTGTTCCTGGCAAAGAACAGGTGGCGGCCGCGATCGAAGACGGTTCGGTGCGAATCTGGGATATCGAAACTCAGCAGGTCATTAAAAGCTTCAATGCGCATCGCGGTTTGGTTTGGATGATCCAGTACCATCCGACGCGACCGATCGTTGCCACCAGCGGCGATGATGGTTTTGTCAAACTGTGGGATGCCAATAATTATCAATTGATCCGCGAGTGGAAGGCTCCTAACGCGGTGCGCGGGATCGCGTTTTCGCCTGATGGATCGCGAATCGTCGCGGGTGATCGCGAAGGCACGATCCATTTGTATGACATCGACTCGGGAGAACAAGTCGGTTCGAAAACACAGTCGGGCGCGATTTTCGGTGTCGATTATTCAAGTGATGGCAAGTGGATCGCCACGGTCGGAACCGACAAAATCGTGCGTGTGTGGGATGCGGAATCGCTCGAGGAGCGTCAATCCTTCACCGGGCACAAGGGCCCGATCTATAACGTTGCGTTTATTCCCGACGGATCGTTGTTGGCCAGCGTGGGATGGGGCAAAGTCATTCATCTGTGGAATGTTGACACAGGCCAGGAAGTTTCCAAGTTGACGGGAAGCGAGAGTGACATCTGGGGAGTCACGTTCTGCAACTACGGTTCGCACCTTATCACGTCCGGTCAGGACGGCATCACCCGAATCTGGGATATCTCCGATGGCCACGAAGTGGCGAAACTTGGCGGCCACGAATCGTCGGTCCACAATGTCTCGCTCGACTCGGTCAATCACCGCATCGCCAGCAGTGGTCGAGACGGCAACATCCGCATTTGGGACCTGTCGGTCCTCGGCGAATCGAAATAG
- a CDS encoding class I SAM-dependent methyltransferase, with protein sequence MNKKSPPSTSEPWATKSTIDEIRMRFDGDVQRFSVLETGQSATIDAPLAMELITQAAIAATPNIRRVLDIGCGAGNNTIKLRQEFGRNFDVDLLDLSQPMLTRAELRVREAGADKIQVWQADFRDADLPEQTFDVILAAAVLHHLRDDADWLAAFEKIHRLLAPGGSVWITDLVTHETAAVHELMWRRYGEYLRELGGDSYREKVFAYIEKEDSPRPVTFQLDLLRQVGFSKVELLHKNSCFAAFGGIKTAFQ encoded by the coding sequence ATGAATAAGAAGTCTCCCCCGTCGACAAGTGAACCCTGGGCGACAAAATCGACGATCGATGAGATTCGCATGCGGTTCGATGGCGACGTACAGCGTTTCAGCGTTTTGGAAACCGGGCAATCAGCGACCATCGACGCTCCACTGGCGATGGAGTTGATCACACAGGCCGCGATCGCGGCGACGCCCAACATCCGGCGTGTTCTGGATATCGGCTGCGGGGCAGGAAACAACACGATCAAATTGCGGCAAGAGTTCGGACGCAATTTCGATGTCGACTTACTCGACCTAAGCCAACCGATGCTGACGCGCGCCGAACTGCGGGTCCGCGAAGCGGGAGCTGACAAAATCCAGGTGTGGCAAGCCGATTTTCGTGACGCCGATCTTCCCGAACAAACATTCGATGTGATCCTGGCGGCCGCAGTGCTGCACCATCTACGCGATGATGCGGATTGGTTAGCGGCTTTTGAAAAAATACATCGCTTACTCGCTCCCGGCGGCAGTGTTTGGATCACTGACTTGGTCACCCACGAAACCGCCGCGGTTCACGAATTGATGTGGCGACGCTACGGCGAGTATCTGCGTGAACTTGGCGGCGATTCGTACCGCGAAAAGGTGTTTGCGTATATCGAAAAAGAAGATTCGCCTCGGCCGGTCACCTTCCAGCTAGACCTGCTTCGCCAAGTTGGGTTTTCCAAAGTCGAACTGCTTCATAAAAATTCGTGCTTTGCCGCGTTCGGCGGTATCAAGACTGCATTTCAATAA
- a CDS encoding c-type cytochrome yields MTKMPLRVVAVAALCTVFISTNAMAQRKPGRLREAIKQRANASAAVAKTANVAPSSEAKKVNVGNTATPIDRITAADGFKVELLYSVPAEIQGSWVNLCTDNKGRLLVSDQFGGLYRITPPPAGREIKPSDVEVVPAKIRAVNGMVWAFDALYVGVNDYERKIPSGLYRVTDSDGDDQLDKVELLREIEARGDHGVHAVVPTPDGEALYLITGNNAKAPELADSSQVPQIWGEDHLLPSMPDGRGHNRGVLAPGGIVYRVSPDGKTFEAYASGFRNIFDASVNRDGELFTYDADMEYDFNTPWYRPTRICHVTSGAEFGWRNGAGKRMPFYADNLPGILDIGPGSPTGTTFGYGAKFPAKYQNAFYALDWSWGKLYAVHIEPSGSSYTATKEEFVTGAPLPITDAIIHPQDGAMYFTIGGRRVQSGLYRVTYVGNESTELVEPKVVKNEARETRHMLESFHGKQDPKAIETAWPYLADDDRFIRFAARTAIEHQPLDSWADKALTESDPAKQVVALLALARVAGVDPMHRTDKDPEVDTAMRGKLLNAAIAIDPSALDSFDQLTLQRAIQITLTRFGRPDQAIVDKLIARLDPQFPAESPEMNWLLCETLAWLQSPTVAEKAMALIAAAPTQEEQMQYARSIRMLTAGWTPELREAYFEWFLKAANYKGGASFDKFIEFIRNDAVASLTEAEKESMAELLARKPVKKSALENLGEVFKGRTPKEWTLEELSEAASTGLKNRDFANGRKMFAASGCFACHRFGDQGGMTGPDLTSAGGRYSPHDLLDQVVNPSKVINDQFSSIKVLTEDGVVHTGVVVNLNGDSITINTDLTDPNKRVNVNRNEIEELVVSDVSAMPVGLFNPMTKEEILDLIAYLISGGDPNHAYFNN; encoded by the coding sequence ATGACGAAGATGCCATTGCGTGTTGTTGCCGTCGCAGCGCTTTGTACCGTGTTTATCTCGACGAACGCCATGGCCCAGCGAAAGCCTGGCCGGTTGCGAGAGGCGATCAAGCAGCGAGCCAACGCTTCCGCCGCGGTCGCAAAAACTGCGAACGTGGCACCATCGAGCGAAGCCAAGAAGGTCAACGTTGGCAACACCGCGACACCGATCGACCGGATCACCGCGGCCGATGGGTTCAAGGTCGAGTTGCTCTATTCGGTTCCTGCTGAGATCCAAGGTTCGTGGGTGAATCTGTGCACCGACAACAAAGGTCGGTTGCTGGTCAGCGATCAATTCGGCGGACTTTACCGCATCACGCCTCCGCCAGCCGGCCGAGAGATCAAGCCCAGCGATGTCGAAGTGGTGCCCGCTAAAATCCGCGCCGTCAACGGCATGGTGTGGGCATTCGACGCGCTGTACGTCGGTGTCAACGACTACGAACGCAAAATTCCGTCAGGACTGTACCGGGTAACCGACAGCGACGGTGACGATCAACTCGACAAAGTGGAATTGTTACGCGAGATTGAAGCACGAGGTGACCACGGCGTCCACGCGGTCGTACCGACTCCCGACGGCGAAGCACTGTATCTGATCACTGGTAACAATGCCAAAGCACCGGAATTGGCGGATAGTTCACAAGTGCCTCAAATTTGGGGCGAAGACCATTTGTTGCCTAGCATGCCCGACGGACGTGGCCACAATCGTGGGGTCCTGGCCCCTGGCGGCATCGTCTATCGCGTTTCTCCCGATGGCAAGACCTTCGAAGCCTACGCCTCTGGTTTCCGCAATATCTTTGACGCTTCGGTGAACCGCGACGGCGAATTGTTCACCTACGACGCGGACATGGAATACGATTTCAATACACCTTGGTACCGTCCGACGCGTATTTGTCACGTCACCAGCGGTGCCGAATTCGGATGGCGTAACGGTGCCGGAAAACGGATGCCGTTTTATGCCGACAATCTGCCCGGCATTCTTGATATCGGTCCCGGATCGCCGACCGGAACCACGTTCGGTTACGGTGCGAAATTCCCAGCGAAGTATCAGAATGCGTTTTACGCATTGGATTGGAGCTGGGGTAAACTGTATGCCGTTCACATCGAACCAAGCGGATCCTCGTATACGGCCACGAAGGAAGAGTTTGTGACCGGCGCGCCGCTGCCGATCACCGACGCCATCATCCACCCACAAGACGGTGCGATGTACTTCACCATCGGTGGTCGCCGCGTTCAATCGGGACTGTACCGCGTGACCTACGTTGGCAACGAATCGACCGAGCTCGTCGAGCCCAAGGTGGTCAAGAACGAGGCGAGAGAAACTCGCCACATGCTCGAATCATTCCACGGCAAGCAAGATCCAAAGGCGATCGAAACCGCATGGCCTTACTTGGCAGACGACGACCGCTTCATTCGTTTCGCTGCACGCACCGCAATTGAGCACCAACCGCTCGATTCCTGGGCCGACAAGGCGTTGACCGAGTCGGACCCGGCGAAACAAGTCGTCGCGTTGTTGGCACTCGCTCGGGTTGCCGGCGTGGACCCAATGCACCGCACCGACAAGGACCCCGAAGTCGATACGGCGATGCGAGGCAAGTTGCTTAACGCGGCCATTGCGATTGACCCGTCCGCTCTGGATTCCTTCGATCAATTGACGCTGCAGCGTGCCATCCAGATCACTTTGACCCGCTTTGGTCGTCCCGACCAAGCCATTGTCGATAAGTTGATCGCTCGTCTTGATCCGCAGTTCCCTGCGGAATCGCCTGAGATGAATTGGTTGTTGTGCGAAACGTTGGCGTGGCTGCAATCCCCAACCGTTGCCGAAAAGGCGATGGCGTTGATTGCCGCGGCACCGACGCAAGAAGAACAAATGCAGTACGCACGTTCGATCCGCATGTTGACGGCCGGCTGGACCCCGGAACTGCGTGAAGCCTACTTTGAATGGTTCTTGAAAGCGGCCAACTACAAAGGCGGAGCGAGTTTCGACAAGTTTATCGAGTTCATTCGCAATGATGCCGTCGCTTCGCTAACCGAGGCTGAAAAAGAATCGATGGCCGAGTTGTTGGCACGAAAGCCGGTCAAGAAATCGGCACTCGAAAATTTGGGCGAAGTCTTCAAAGGACGCACACCGAAGGAATGGACGCTCGAGGAACTCTCGGAAGCGGCAAGCACGGGACTGAAGAATCGTGATTTCGCGAACGGGCGTAAAATGTTTGCCGCTAGCGGCTGTTTCGCTTGTCACCGCTTCGGAGACCAAGGCGGAATGACCGGTCCCGATTTGACCTCGGCTGGTGGACGTTACTCGCCACACGACTTGTTGGACCAAGTGGTCAATCCGAGCAAGGTGATCAATGATCAGTTCTCGTCGATCAAAGTGTTGACCGAAGACGGTGTCGTACACACCGGCGTTGTGGTCAATCTGAACGGTGACTCGATCACGATCAACACCGATTTGACCGACCCCAACAAACGAGTCAACGTCAACCGTAACGAAATCGAAGAACTGGTCGTGTCGGACGTTTCGGCGATGCCCGTTGGATTGTTCAATCCGATGACGAAAGAAGAAATCCTTGACTTGATTGCCTACCTGATCAGCGGTGGCGATCCAAACCACGCGTATTTCAATAACTAA
- a CDS encoding sigma-70 family RNA polymerase sigma factor, whose amino-acid sequence MTDSPITRATLLLRLRDGADNEAWSEFLRDYGPMLYRFARSRGLQDADAADIVQDVVRRVGAAISRLDYAKEKGGFRAWLFTITRNRLYTYFEKRKRVGPTANDTAQYEMLSQTPDTANELQEAWEREHQRQLAAQAMREVQPEVEPQTWNAFQLTAVEGKSAADAAKQLGMTTGAVYVAKSRVIARLKTVIERLQEQDE is encoded by the coding sequence TTGACCGATTCACCGATCACCCGAGCAACGCTGCTGCTGCGACTGCGTGACGGAGCGGATAACGAAGCTTGGTCCGAGTTTCTCCGAGACTATGGTCCGATGCTGTATCGTTTCGCTCGCAGCCGTGGATTGCAGGACGCCGATGCGGCTGACATTGTGCAAGATGTTGTCCGACGGGTTGGGGCTGCGATTTCGCGTTTGGATTACGCGAAAGAAAAGGGCGGTTTTCGCGCCTGGTTGTTCACGATCACTCGGAATCGACTTTATACCTATTTTGAAAAACGAAAACGTGTTGGTCCTACGGCCAACGACACCGCACAATACGAGATGCTCTCGCAAACGCCCGACACCGCCAACGAACTGCAGGAAGCGTGGGAGCGCGAGCACCAACGTCAATTGGCTGCCCAAGCAATGAGGGAAGTCCAACCCGAGGTCGAACCGCAAACTTGGAACGCGTTTCAGTTAACCGCGGTCGAGGGCAAGAGTGCTGCGGATGCAGCAAAACAACTTGGGATGACCACGGGGGCCGTCTACGTCGCCAAGAGCCGGGTGATCGCCCGATTGAAGACGGTTATCGAACGATTGCAGGAACAGGACGAATAA
- a CDS encoding pectate lyase — translation MKACISELGTCQPVSPTPVLVRTWIICVMLTMTGAASPGGGHAAEPISRDDAIDALHRSVEFFRTQASSHGGYVFRISEDLSLREGEEKVGQTTAWIEPPATPSVGQAYLEAYQLTSDPMLLDAARQTAAALLRGQLVSGGWGEKIEFADQDRKQYAYRVDSVDVGKRHNTTTFDDDKTQSVIRFLMRLDVATKQSDAELHEAVMVALDGVLKSQYSNGAWPQRYDGTSTPASNARLAASYPTTWSKTHPKQKYDHYYTLNDGTIADLIATMLDAFDHYQDARYLDSAMRGGDFLVLAQMPSPQPGWAQQYNEQMQPAWARKFEPPAISGAESQQVMRTLLVLYRRSADPRYLHAVQTALPYYESCLRNDGRLARFYELHTNRPLYMNRKYELSYSDADVPAHYSFVVGSSLSRIRNELEKVSALPKDRLWVQSDPKPAKQSKSLTEQAARAVATLDSRGAWVERGQLKTYPDADVSRIISSKTFIGNLRTLATFIAAEKN, via the coding sequence ATGAAGGCCTGCATTTCGGAACTCGGCACCTGCCAACCGGTTAGTCCCACGCCCGTTCTCGTTCGCACTTGGATCATTTGCGTCATGCTGACGATGACGGGGGCCGCTTCCCCCGGCGGCGGACATGCGGCCGAGCCGATTTCACGTGACGATGCCATCGACGCACTGCATCGCAGTGTTGAATTCTTTCGCACGCAGGCATCGTCACATGGCGGCTATGTCTTCCGCATCAGCGAAGATTTGTCGCTCCGTGAAGGCGAAGAGAAGGTGGGGCAAACGACTGCGTGGATCGAGCCGCCGGCGACACCAAGTGTTGGGCAAGCTTATCTCGAAGCCTATCAATTGACCTCCGATCCGATGCTGTTGGACGCAGCCCGCCAAACCGCTGCGGCACTGCTGCGAGGCCAACTTGTTTCAGGCGGTTGGGGCGAAAAAATCGAGTTCGCCGACCAAGACCGAAAGCAGTACGCCTATCGAGTCGATTCGGTCGACGTAGGCAAACGGCACAACACGACGACCTTCGATGACGACAAGACTCAGTCGGTGATTCGCTTTTTGATGCGATTGGACGTTGCCACCAAACAAAGCGACGCGGAACTGCACGAGGCCGTCATGGTCGCACTGGACGGCGTGCTGAAGAGCCAATATTCAAACGGTGCTTGGCCGCAACGTTACGATGGAACCTCGACACCGGCATCCAACGCACGTCTGGCGGCGTCTTATCCAACGACTTGGTCAAAGACACACCCGAAACAAAAATACGACCACTACTACACGCTGAACGACGGCACGATCGCGGATTTGATCGCCACGATGCTGGACGCCTTTGATCACTACCAGGACGCTCGCTACTTGGACTCGGCGATGCGTGGAGGTGACTTTTTGGTACTCGCACAGATGCCGTCGCCCCAACCCGGTTGGGCGCAACAATACAACGAACAAATGCAGCCCGCATGGGCACGCAAATTTGAACCGCCCGCAATCAGCGGTGCAGAGTCTCAGCAGGTGATGCGAACGCTGTTGGTGTTGTACCGCCGCTCGGCAGACCCGCGTTATTTACACGCCGTACAAACGGCGCTTCCCTATTACGAGTCATGTTTACGCAATGACGGGCGATTGGCACGATTCTATGAACTACACACCAATCGTCCTTTGTACATGAATCGAAAATACGAATTGTCGTACTCTGATGCCGATGTCCCGGCTCACTATAGTTTTGTCGTCGGTTCATCGCTGTCGCGGATCCGCAATGAATTGGAAAAGGTGTCCGCATTGCCCAAGGATCGGCTGTGGGTACAAAGCGATCCCAAGCCAGCGAAGCAATCGAAATCGTTGACCGAACAAGCGGCGCGAGCGGTCGCGACGCTAGATTCACGCGGCGCCTGGGTCGAACGAGGCCAGCTGAAAACTTATCCCGACGCCGACGTCTCGCGGATCATTTCAAGCAAGACCTTTATCGGCAACCTCAGGACGCTCGCGACCTTTATCGCGGCCGAGAAAAACTAG